The Mycolicibacterium mucogenicum DSM 44124 genomic sequence CGGCCCGAGGTCCGGCCCCCCATGCTTGCGCGAGCCGCCAACGATCGTAGGGCCTACATCGTTAGCCTTCTTCGCCCAAGCGGTCGCACCGGGCCAGCCGTCGCGTGCCATCAAAGGCTTGAGCACCTCACCGACCGTGGTGGTCTTTGCGTGTGGCGTGGGCCACCGAAAGCTGTCGAAATACGCGCTCTTGACGGCAACGAGTATGAAGCGCGGTCGAAGCTGCGGTACGCCGAAGTTACTGGCGTTCAGAACCTGCCAATCCGCGCGATAACCCATTGAGGCCAGCGTTTCGAGGACCCATTGGCGATACCCGTCAAACTTTGCAGTCGACAACCCGCGAACATTCTCCAGCATCACTGCAGCCGGTTTCGCTTCGGAGACTAGTCGGAGAGCCTCCGGAAACAGGTCTCGCTCGTCGTCTTTACCGAGTTGCTTGCCGGCGATTGAGAAGGGCGGGCAAGGTACGCCCCCAGCGAGCAGGTCGATTCCGCGGTAGGGATGGCCGTCTATCTCGCGCACGTCACCTTCGTGAACCTTCCAGTGTGGACGGTTGGTCCGCAAGGTCTCACACGGCTCAGGCTCTATCTCCACCGCGAGTTCGTGCGCGAAACCAGCTTGCTCCAAGCCAAGGGACTGGCCACCTGCCCCGGCGCAGATTTCCAGGCAGCTGAGTGCGTTCATCAAGCGATACCTCCGTCAGATATCGAACCTTTGTTCGATTTGACTAGATCATGACTCACGCCACCGACAAGTGCTAGCACCGTCGTAGATTAGTCGTGTGACGGACAAACGCGGCGCACCCACGCCGATGGAGCCGGTTTACACCACGTCGCCAGGGCGATCGCGCAACATGGCCGCAATCCGTCGCGCTGATACCAGACCGGAGGTCGCAGTGCGGTCCGCGCTTCACCGCCTCGGTTACCGCTTCCGGAAGGACTTCCCGCTCCGAGTCGACGGGCGGCTCGTACGTCCCGACATCGTTTTCACGAAACGTCAAGTCGCGATCTTCGTAGATGGATGTTTCTGGCATTGCTGCCCAGAGCACGGTCAGCGGCCGAAGGTGAACGGTGAGTACTGGTCTCCGAAGCTGGAGGGCAATGTCAAACGGGATCGTGAGCAGACGGGAGCGCTCGAGTCTGCCGGCTGGACTGTTCTGCGGTTCTGGGCGCACGATCCTGCTGATTTAGTGGCCGATGCTGTGGATCAGCTATTGGCTAGCTAATTAGTCCTCCCTGACGCCGCGTTCAGGCAGTGTGGGTGCTTCACAGCACGGATCCCCGGGGCTTGCACGCTTCCACCGGCATCCCTGGATCAGTGGATCTTTGCCGCTGCCGGGTGTCACGCGAACCGAGATGTAGTGCTTGTCGTCTGGTTCCGGAACGCCGAGCGCTGTGGCGAGGTGGGTGTGATAGCTGCTCAAGATGATGTAGCCCTCCGGCTTTAACGCACTCCGGGCGCCGCCGTTCATGCGCACTCGCTTCTGGTCGTCCAGTTGCATCGCCACGGTTCGTACGGTGTTGCGATGAACGAGTCGGCCTTCGGCGGCGCGGAATAACCGATTGACTCGCTGTGTGCCGAAACGATTGTCGAAGATGTGCGCGACCACGTCGTCGGGTAATTGCAACAGAATGCTCGCCGGTATTGGGGCGTTTCGCCACAGCCATTTGATATTTCGGCGTCCGTCAGGATTTAGTGAACTCTTCTTGTCGCGATTTGCTCCTTCGCGTCGATACACTTCGGCGACGCGAATGAGCCCCAATGAAAATTGGGCATCAGGATCGCTTCCGGTAGCGACAAGGGCGATCTCGTCGAAAACCTCCGGTGGGAGCATCCAGCCCCCGTCGGATTGGCTCCACTTTGCATCCACCTGGTGACCAGCGATGCGATAGTCTGTCTCGTCTCCTCCAGCGAAACCAAATTCGCGCTGGGCGTTGATCTCGAAGACCGTCCCGAAATGAGTCTTCTCAGTTTTCATCAGCTGTGACCAGCGAAAGCGGCCAGTTTCCGGACCGTTGTAAATCATGTCGTATGTATGACGGAGCACTGCGCCCCAGCGTGAGCCCGTTGGGTCCAGGCGAAGAATCTCTGCGGCAACTTCTTCAATTGCCGAATCGACGTGCGCATCCTCGGTCACTCGAGGGAATCTACCTGAGGAATCTGCCGCAGTTACAGCCCCACACCGCGGTGGCCGGATGCCGCCGGATGCCTGGCGCCAGCGCTTAAGCGCAGTTGTCCGCCGACGTCAGCCGATACTCGTTAATCAGATGAGTCTGCTCTGATACTCCGGCGGCCGCAGCC encodes the following:
- a CDS encoding DNA cytosine methyltransferase, whose amino-acid sequence is MNALSCLEICAGAGGQSLGLEQAGFAHELAVEIEPEPCETLRTNRPHWKVHEGDVREIDGHPYRGIDLLAGGVPCPPFSIAGKQLGKDDERDLFPEALRLVSEAKPAAVMLENVRGLSTAKFDGYRQWVLETLASMGYRADWQVLNASNFGVPQLRPRFILVAVKSAYFDSFRWPTPHAKTTTVGEVLKPLMARDGWPGATAWAKKANDVGPTIVGGSRKHGGPDLGPTRARAAWLELGVDGRGLANHGPDASTPLHHVPRLTLEMAAAIQGFPKDWEFYGRKTAAYRQIGNAFPPPVAAAVGQSIAQALAGRSANPRRSSRTVARSA
- a CDS encoding very short patch repair endonuclease, with protein sequence MEPVYTTSPGRSRNMAAIRRADTRPEVAVRSALHRLGYRFRKDFPLRVDGRLVRPDIVFTKRQVAIFVDGCFWHCCPEHGQRPKVNGEYWSPKLEGNVKRDREQTGALESAGWTVLRFWAHDPADLVADAVDQLLAS
- a CDS encoding NaeI family type II restriction endonuclease; protein product: MTEDAHVDSAIEEVAAEILRLDPTGSRWGAVLRHTYDMIYNGPETGRFRWSQLMKTEKTHFGTVFEINAQREFGFAGGDETDYRIAGHQVDAKWSQSDGGWMLPPEVFDEIALVATGSDPDAQFSLGLIRVAEVYRREGANRDKKSSLNPDGRRNIKWLWRNAPIPASILLQLPDDVVAHIFDNRFGTQRVNRLFRAAEGRLVHRNTVRTVAMQLDDQKRVRMNGGARSALKPEGYIILSSYHTHLATALGVPEPDDKHYISVRVTPGSGKDPLIQGCRWKRASPGDPCCEAPTLPERGVRED